One genomic window of Solanum dulcamara chromosome 12, daSolDulc1.2, whole genome shotgun sequence includes the following:
- the LOC129876039 gene encoding oxysterol-binding protein-related protein 3A-like, protein MASNKDGNQSGSGGGGGFFSSLASSLTNLGSAMSKSVNGMLGYEGLEVVNPEGGNEDAGAEAQRGRWKQEDRDNYWKMMQKYIGADITSLVTLPVIICEPMTNLQKMAELMEYSHLLELADECEDPHMRLVYSATWFVSVYYALQRTWKPFNPILGETYELVNHAGITFVAEQVCHHPPIGAAHAENEHFKYDITSKVKSKFLGNSVEVYPLGRSRLTLKKSGVVLDLVPPPTKVHNLIFGRTWIDSPGEMILKNLTTGDKVLLYFQPCGWFGAGRYEVDGYVYNSEEEPKILMTGKWNESISYQPCDLEGEPLPGSTMKEVWKAAEAPKNDKFQYTCFAHKINSFDTAPKKLLASDSRLRPDRYALEIGDVSKASSEKSRLEERQRADRRIREAKGDEFKPKWFNLSNEICPTPWGDLEVYEYNGKYHEHRAAIDSSDDVEEADAKTTEFNPWQYEDSVVSA, encoded by the exons ATGGCTTCCAACAAAGATGGGAACCAAAGCGGTAGTGGTGGTGGCGGCGGTTTTTTCTCCTCTTTAGCTTCGAGTTTGACCAATTTGGGTAGTGCTATGTCCAAATCGGTTAATGG CATGCTTGGTTATGAAGGTCTGGAAGTCGTAAATCCCGAAGGAGGCAATGAGGATGCTGGTGCTGAAGCCCAACGAGGAAGATGGAAGCAGGAG GATCGTGATAATTATTGGAAAATGATGCAAAAGTACATAGGTGCTGATATTACCTCGCTGGTGACATTGCCAGTTATTATTTGTGAGCCTATGACCAACCTTCAAAAAATGGCAGAG TTGATGGAATACTCCCATCTACTGGAACTGGCAGATGAGTGCGAGGACCCACACATGAGATTAGTATATTCCG CAACATGGTTCGTATCTGTATACTATGCCTTACAACGCACATGGAAGCCCTTCAACCCCATTCTTGGTGAAACTTATGAATTGGTTAACCATGCTGGAATCACTTTTGTTGCTGAGCAG GTTTGTCATCACCCACCAATTGGTGCAGCACATGCAGAAAACGAACATTTCAAATATGATATAACCTCGAAGGTGAAATCCAAATTCTTGGGGAACTCAGTTGAAGTCTATCCACTTGGCAG GTCAAGGCTCACACTGAAGAAGTCTGGTGTTGTCCTAGATTTGGTGCCGCCTCCAACAAAAGTTCACAATCTTATATTCGGGCGAACATGGATTGATTCTCCTGGGGAGATGATCTTGAAGAACTTGACGACAGGGGATAAAGTGTTACTGTATTTTCAACCTTGTGGCTGGTTTGG TGCTGGTCGCTATGAAGTTGATGGATATGTTTACAACAGTGAGGAAGAACCCAAAATTTTGATGACCGGAAAATGGAACGAATCTATAAGTTATCAACCCTGTGATTTGGAAGGGGAACCCTTGCCAGGCAGCACTATGAAAGAG GTCTGGAAAGCTGCCGAAGCTcctaaaaatgataaatttcaGTATACATGTTTTGCACACAAGATTAACAGCTTTGATACTGCACCTAAGAAATTATTAGCATCTGATTCTCGCTTGCGCCCTGATCGTTATGCACTTGAGATAGGTGATGTGTCCAAAGCTAGTTCAGAAAAGAGCCG TTTGGAGGAGAGGCAGAGAGCTGACAGGAGAATAAGAGAGGCCAAGGGCGACGAATTCAAACCAAAATGGTTCAACTTATCAAATGAAATTTGTCCTACACCTTGGGGTGACTTGGAGGTGTATGAGTACAATGGCAAATATCATGAGCATCGCGCAGCTATTGATAGTTCTGATGATGTTGAAGAGGCTGATGCTAAAACAACTGAATTCAACCCTTGGCAATATGAAGATTCAGTAGTTTCTGCATAA
- the LOC129876464 gene encoding uncharacterized protein LOC129876464 isoform X1 — translation MQSSCLPSKSMPLDSYSHWKPFSSSTYTFSSSSQQSNFLFPRTKKYRQQSRSLCIVSGSDSGDSNSQGTAFLLKFGGCSLNSDEEGDSLGVKAALSMLKFYKREISPIMPKSCRYIPTCSEYSMIAYKKYGVVKGTVLTAWRLCRCNPLGGSGFDPPRWFDEESPPQE, via the exons ATGCAATCTTCCTGTCTTCCATCAAAATCAATGCCGCTAGACAGCTACTCCCACTGGAAACCCTTTTCTTCATCAACTTACACCTTCAGTTCATCATCGCAACAGTCAAATTTTCTCTTTCCACGGACAAAA AAATACAGGCAGCAGAGTCGGAGCTTATGTATCGTTAGTGGGTCCGATTCCGGCGACAGCAACTCTCAAG GGACTGCATTTTTGCTGAAATTTGGTGGTTGCTCTTTGAATTCAGATGAAGAAGGAGATAGTTTGGGGGTCAAAGCTGCATTATCAATGCTCAAGTTCTATAAAA GGGAAATCTCACCAATAATGCCAAAAAGTTGCCGCTATATACCAACGTGCAGTGAATACTCCATGATCGCTTACAAGAAATATGGAGTTGTTAAAGGGACAGTTTTGACTGCCTGGCGTCTTTGTCGCTGTAACCCACTAG GAGGATCTGGTTTTGATCCCCCGAGATGGTTCGATGAGGAAAGTCCACCGCAGGAATAA
- the LOC129876464 gene encoding UPF0161 protein At3g09310 isoform X2 codes for MQSSCLPSKSMPLDSYSHWKPFSSSTYTFSSSSQQSNFLFPRTKKYRQQSRSLCIVSGSDSGDSNSQDEEGDSLGVKAALSMLKFYKREISPIMPKSCRYIPTCSEYSMIAYKKYGVVKGTVLTAWRLCRCNPLGGSGFDPPRWFDEESPPQE; via the exons ATGCAATCTTCCTGTCTTCCATCAAAATCAATGCCGCTAGACAGCTACTCCCACTGGAAACCCTTTTCTTCATCAACTTACACCTTCAGTTCATCATCGCAACAGTCAAATTTTCTCTTTCCACGGACAAAA AAATACAGGCAGCAGAGTCGGAGCTTATGTATCGTTAGTGGGTCCGATTCCGGCGACAGCAACTCTCAAG ATGAAGAAGGAGATAGTTTGGGGGTCAAAGCTGCATTATCAATGCTCAAGTTCTATAAAA GGGAAATCTCACCAATAATGCCAAAAAGTTGCCGCTATATACCAACGTGCAGTGAATACTCCATGATCGCTTACAAGAAATATGGAGTTGTTAAAGGGACAGTTTTGACTGCCTGGCGTCTTTGTCGCTGTAACCCACTAG GAGGATCTGGTTTTGATCCCCCGAGATGGTTCGATGAGGAAAGTCCACCGCAGGAATAA
- the LOC129877657 gene encoding probable protein S-acyltransferase 16 produces MKRGSGFSFHVTVVIAAIAFIYFSTVFVFIDQWFGLWSSPGMLNAVFFTVVAVMCISNYALAIYTDPGQVPSSFVPDVEDPDNIVHEIKRKGGDLRYCQKCSLYKPPRAHHCRICNRCVLRMDHHCVWMNNCVGHANYKIFFIFVMYAVVSCIYSLVLLAGSITIESPKDDQQSESSFRVVYIISGLILVPLSLALGFFLGWHFYLILQNKTTIEYQEGVRAMCVAEKGGYVYSHPYDLGAYENLTSVLGPNVLCWPFPSTKHIDSGLRFRTAFDSVPRTPVSK; encoded by the exons ATGAAACGTGGCAGCGGATTCTCGTTCCACGTCACCGTCGTCATAGCCGCCATTGCATTCATCTACTTCTCAACGGTGTTCGTCTTCATTGATCAGTGGTTTGGGCTTTGGTCGTCCCCTGGGATGCTTAACGCCGTCTTCTTCACCGTCGTTGCTGTTATGTGCATTTCCAATTATGCCCTTGCCATCTACACCGATCCGGGTCAGGTTCCTAGCTCATTTGTACCCGATGTTGAAGACCCTGATAACATCGTTCATGAGATCAAACGCAAG GGTGGGGATTTGAGATACTGCCAAAAGTGTTCCCTTTATAAGCCTCCACGTGCTCATCATTGTCGTATATGTAACAGATGTGTACTACGAATG GATCATCATTGCGTGTGGATGAATAATTGTGTGGGCCATGCGAACTACaagatcttcttcatctttgttATGTATGCTGTTGTTTCTTGCATATATTCCCTG GTTTTGCTTGCTGGTAGCATAACTATAGAATCTCCAAAGGATGACCAGCAAAGTGAAAGCTCTTTCAGAGTTGTATAT ATTATCTCAGGGCTTATACTAGTCCCTCTAAGTTTGGCACTGGGCTTTTTCCTGGGTTGGCATTTTTACCTGATTTTGCAAAACAAAACAACAATTGAG TACCAAGAAGGTGTGAGAGCGATGTGCGTTGCTGAAAAGGGAGGTTATGTCTATTCACATCCATATGATCTTGGTGCATACGAGAATTTGACATCA GTTCTAGGTCCAAATGTCCTTTGCTGGCCATTCCCCTCCACAAAGCATATTGATTCTGGCCTTCGTTTTCGGACAGCATTTGATAGTGTACCTAGGACGCCAGTATCAAAATGA